One segment of Drosophila ananassae strain 14024-0371.13 chromosome 3R, ASM1763931v2, whole genome shotgun sequence DNA contains the following:
- the LOC26515248 gene encoding LOW QUALITY PROTEIN: uncharacterized protein LOC26515248 (The sequence of the model RefSeq protein was modified relative to this genomic sequence to represent the inferred CDS: inserted 1 base in 1 codon; deleted 2 bases in 1 codon; substituted 1 base at 1 genomic stop codon): MFTFCHVCQPSLNVKGELLLMTRNMFCCICGINIPLQPKTSXTHXLRKMGLSRTQPSK, from the exons ATGTTCACCTTCTGCCATGTTTGCCAACCCTCCTTAAACGTCAAG GGGGAACTCCTCCTAATGACTCGGAATATGTTTTGTTGCATTTGTGGCATTAACATTCCTCTGCAGCCAAAAACATCTTAAACAC TATTGCGCAAAATGGGCTTAAGTAGAACTCAACCGAGTAAGTAG